The genomic stretch TTACTTTGCCCACACCGTGAAATTTCTCTACGGCAAGTTTTTCCATAAAAGCTTCAATCCTGGACGGACCGATAAAAGTCAGTCCGTCGGGTTTGTTCATATCCGAAGCAATCTTTGCAACAAACTTATTAATCGAGACGCCTGCCGATGCCGTAAGATGGAGTTCTTCTTTAATTGCCTGTTTAATCAGCCTGGCGATGTCCATCGCGTAACCGATGTTTTGTTTATCATTGGTTACGTCCAAATATGCTTCATCCAAAGACAGAGGTTCGATAATATCGGTATAGCGATGAAAAATTTCATGGATATGTTTGGAGACTGCTTTGTATGCATCAAATCTCGGATAAACAAAGATGGCTTCGGAACAAAGGCGTTGCGCCGTTTTGGACGGCATTGCCGAGCGCACCCCGAATTTTCGCGCTTCGTAAGAAGCCGTAGCCACCACGCCTCCCCGACCTTCGGGCGAGCCGCCGACAATCAGAGGTTTGCCGCGATACTCGGGGAAATCGCGTTGCTCCACAGAGGCATAAAATGCGTCCATATCGATATGGATTATCTTTCTATACTCTTTATCGGGCAATTGTTATGTTCGATTTAAAAAGTAAAATTAATTAAGACATGGCACATTCTTTGGTTTAGTGTATAACAAGAGCAGTTTAAATTTTTCTCATAAGCAGTTAGTTTTGGTTGCGACCCCTATTTTCATAGGGGTTTATTTTTTTGCGTACTTCCCAAAACAAACCATCCGATATTTCAACCGCAGGTTACCATCCGGTTAAAGCGTTTTTCTTTGCAGCTTTCTTTTGTGGCGTTTGTAAAAAGGAAGCGGAAAATCCCTTTCTGAAATCCAAGACAAATACGGCCAGGGAATAAAAACCTTAGAAGATTAAAATAAATCATAGTATCAAAAAAACGATAAATATAGTTACGGCAGCAAATTACAAAGTGGCGGAAGTACAGTTAACCTATTTTAGAACATGAAATGGTACGAATGAAGAACGACCTGAATTTACAGTATTGATACATCAAGAAGTATAAAAAAAGACTTTGAGAAAAGCTCTTTTTACATTTTAAGCAGCAGGAAACCGCCGATACTGCCTATCAGTATAATCACAACAGTGCTTAATTTCTTCCAAAAAAGCATTAAGGCGAGGCATACCCCCATAATTACGGCTTCGTGCCAATCCTGCATGGACAACCTGAACAAATGATACCCGACCACGGCAATGATAGAAACAGAGGCGGCACTCAATCCATCCAGGAAGAGTCGCAACTTTTGGCTTTTCCTTGCCGATGATAGTACCCTGTGCAGGAAAAAGGAAATGAAAAACGACGGCAGAAAAATACCCGCGGTTGCAAGTATGCCCCCGGTTGTTCCGTTAATCAGATATCCCGCAAACGTGGCACTCGACAATATTGGACCCGGCGTAATCTGCCCTACGGCAATCGCATCGGTCAATTGCTGATGCGTCAGCCAATGGTTTTTGCGCACCAAAGCCTCATCCATATAGGCAAAAAGCACATAACCGCTGCCATACAGTACGGCTCCGATTTTTAAGAAAATAAGAAAGAGCTTGTTATCCGAAAATTTGTTGCTGATTTCCAGTAATACGGGTGTGTAAAGTATTCCGGTAAATACATTCAGCTTGTTTTTTGACGTATATACAAGGTAATTTATCAGCCCTGCGCCAAGTATCAAAAGCACTTCATTCATTCCGTACAGGGAAGCCGCGAATACCATAAGGCACAATACAATAAGAACCGTGTTGTTTTTTAAAGTCTTATCCCAAAGACGGAAGACCGTTCCGATAACCAATGCAGTAGTGGCAGGTCTGATGCCGTAAATAAAACTCTGGACGTCGGGCAAGGCGCTGTATCGTTTGTAAAAATAGCCGAACAGCAGGCATATCAGCATAGCAGGAAATATATAGCAAATCCCCGCTACAACCAATCCTAAACGACCGCTCCGTTCTTTCCCGCAGTGCATCACAATTTCAACTGCATTCGGACCCGGTATGATGTAAGAAGTACTTAATACATCCATAAAATGTTTGTGGTCTATCCATTTACGCCTGACCACCATTTCATTTTCTATGGTAGCCACCATTCCCGCAATACCGCCAAAGCCTATCGTTCCCAATTTAAAACAGGAAACGGCAATCTGCCCTAACTTTTTGGCGGTGCTTTCAACAGCTTGTTCCTCATTGTCTATCTGCATATCATCCGGTTAATATGGAAAGAGCTAAATTACAATAAATCATATTGCTTTAAAACAGCTTACCGGCGACGGATTGTGCAGCGATAACCGCGCCTTCCATATAGCCCGAAAATTCCGTAGCGGTTTCTGTTCCCGAAATGAACCATTTTGCTCAACACCGCCATTAAACAAAAAACAGTTCTTTCGATTGACTGCAACGTTTAAAGAGTAGTCCATATATTAAGGATCAAGTCCGTATTAAGCCCGTATCAAATCCGTATCAGATGCGTATTATTTCCGTAGATAATTAACAGGTACCTGCAACCTACAAGCGATGTAAGGAAAGGATACTTTAAAGATTTCTGCATACGGTAAAGCGCGCCTGTACAACTCATTCTTACACTCGCGCTGTGTATGACGCCTACGCTCGCCGATACCCGTTTTCGTAACATAACAAAGACTTTCGCATATTGATTTATAAGTCCACTTCGGTTTCCTTTGTCCTTTAAATAATTTTCCTATAACTTGACACTGAAAATTGGTTGTCAACAGATAACCTTTTTGCATAAACTATCTTCTGCCAATGTTCTTTCTTTTGTTCTGTTCTTAATAAATTTTTATCCGCATAATCTTTTTTGCACAAGTAACTTAAACAAGCTCTTAATGATTATAAGAGACCATATTATTTTCTGTTTAAAAAATAACGCAATCGTTTCTTTTAATAATTATTCCTCAATAGATTTATCTTGAGTGCTTAACCGATATATTTTTATGAAATGAGCCATAAGAACTTCGCATACCCAAAGCGATGATTATTTATGGCGAAACGGAGTTCGGCGAAGCTAATTCCATGTGGCAAATAAAAAATAATAAAATAAGCACATGAAAAAAACTATCTCAAGTATCATAGTAATCTTTCTTCTTTTTCAAAATTCTTTTGCACAACAAAAGAAAGAAATTGTCTTGTTGCATGGGGCGCATCGCGTTGGTAAAAGAGCCGATAGCTTGATGCAGCGCTGGCGCGATTACGGGCTTGGCGAGTTTATTCATTTTGGTTTATATTCCATACTCGGCGGCGATTGGAAAGGCGAGCATTATACCGGCGCATCAGAATGGATTCGCTCTTGGGATAAAGTTGATAAAGCCGAGTATGATTCTTTGTACAAGCAATTCAATCCAACGAATTTTAATGCTGCGCAATGGGCTGCGATGGCGAAACAAATGGGTGCGAGATATGTAACTATTACTACGAAACATCACGATGGATTTTGTTTATGGCAAAGTAAATACACGCATTTCACGGTTGCCAATTCGCCTTACAAAAGAGATATTATCGGTCCGCTGGTAGATGCGTACAACAAGCAAGGCATTGATGTTTACTTATATTTTTCTATCATGGATTGGAGCAATCCTGATTGGCGATATGATTTAACAAATACTGGCGATTCCGCAGCGTTCAATCGTTTCAAAATATTTACCAAAAATCAACTCACGGAATTGCTCACATTATATCCATCCATTAAGGGTTTATGGTTCGACGGAACCTGGGACAAGAGCTGGCAAAAAAGTGGCGCGTTTACCGATTCGCTGGAACAATATTTAAAACAATTGCATCCCGGTTTAATTATCGGAAGCCGCTTACGTGCAGATGATTTCGGCAACAGACATTTTGACGCAAACGGTCATCTCATGGGCGATTACGAGCAAGGCTGGGAAAGAAAATATCCGGCAACTTTTGCAGACACACACGGCAATGATTGGGATTGTATTATGACGATTCCCGAAAACGGTTGGGGCTATCAAAAGCAATGGCTCGGGCATTGGAAAACAGCGTATGAGCTGGAAGAAATTCTGGCGAATTGCAATTCATTAGATGGGAATCTGGTAATTAATTTCGGACCGAAAGGCGATGGCACTTTTCGTAAAAAAGAAACAGATGAAGCAAAAGAAATAGGCGATTGGATGAAACTTAATCATGAAGCAATCTATAATGTACATTACGCAAACTGGAAGAAACAGGATTGGGGTTATTACACCGAAAGCAAAGACAACTCAAAAGTATACATGATTGTTTTTAACGTGCCTATTTCGCATAATTTAAAAATTCTGCCGGCGAAAAATATACAGGTTAAAAACGCAACATTTTTATCCGATAAAAAAAGATTGAATATAGAAAAGTCGGATAACGGCGTATCGCAAATTGCCCTGCCAAACGAAACTTTTAATCAGCCGTTTGTAATTGTACTGGACCTAACAAAAGGTAAGACCGAAAAGGAAGAAAAGAATAATCATATATAAGAGAGATTGCTGCGTGCACGCCGAAAAACCTACTAATCTTTAACTTTTTTTCGAGAATACATTAAGTGAAATTGACAAAATGGATTTGGAAATTAGAATTGCTAATAAAACACAATTTCAACTTTATAACGACTGTATTACGTAAAATGAAAGTCTTGTAAACTTTTTTACAGGGCTTTTACCTCTTTAATTTTTTAATGCAAACTTCAGTTCGTTCCTGTAATGCAAAGGCGTTTTTCCGGACATCTCTTTAAATTTTTTTGTGAAATGACTGTAGTTATTAAAACCGCACTCATAACAAATATCCGAAACACCCATATTACTTTCGTGTAATAATTTGGCAGCATGTACCAGACGGTATTCGGTAAGAAATTGCACAAATGTTTTATTGGTAATTTTTTTGAAATACTTGCAAAATGCCGTGGGCGTCATATTGATATGGTTAGACATTTCATCAAGGCTCATTTGCCCTTTGAAGTTTTCTTTTACAAAATTGAATACCCTATTAATTCTGTCGTGGTCTTCGACTTTTGCCTCAAGCATGAAATGACTTGCATTCAGCATTGTATAATTATCGGTTGCTGCCGCCATCTCCCTGAAAATATCCAGCAAAGTCAATAACCGGCTGCAACTGTCTTGCAGTGCTATCGATTCCATTTTTGCGCCAATATCGCGTTTCGTCTGCCCGTGAAAAATAATACCGCCTTTTGCCTTTTCAAACAACATTTTTACATTGTACATTTCAGGTATATCAAAAAATCCTGCGCCAAAAGCTTCGGGCTTCCATTGTATTACGGTTTCCTGCTGGTCGCTCTTCAGCGCGCCGGTAAATCCGCAATGCGGAAGATTAGAGCCAATCAATATCAGGTCGCCGTTACGATAGTGAGATAGATGACTTCCTATTTGCCTTTTGCCGGCGCCACTGTTTACATATACCAATTCCAACTCCGGATGGTAATGCCAAAGCGATTCATAATTATTCAGCCGCTTTTCATCGTACCGCTTATATAAAAATGAAGTTCCGAAAGTTGGTTCTATACTTTCAAATATCGGGCTGAAAGAAGTTTTTGCTCCCATAAACTAACATTTATATGTGTAATATTGATTCAAATATTTGCAAAACTAACGATTATTGAGCAAAATAATACACATTTTGGATTATATTCTTGTTTTATAGACTGTTTTACTAATCTACTTTTGTGGTGCTAAATCAGGAATCTATTTAATCATTAAATAAAAATTTTTATGAAAAAGTCATTTATCAACTTAATCGGTGCAGCAGTATTTGTACTTTCTGCATCATTTGCAAAGGCTGCAACAGAATTTAATGTTAGTCTGGCAAATAGCGAAACTGTTAAAATTGAAGTAAACAACTCGGAAAAAAATGTTTCTATTTCCGTAACAGACGAAAGTGGTTCCGTACTTTACCAATACGATAATGTAGCTGCAGGTGCGAAAGGATTCAACTTCAGCACCGTGCCCGATGGTCGTTATTTCATCAAAATGGAAAACGACAGAACTATCGAAACTACACTTGTAACCAAAGTGAACCATGCGTTGAAGATTTCTAAGAACTATGATTTTGTGGCAAAGCCGCTGTTCCAGAAAAAAGGCAAAAATAAACTGAATCTTTATTTTGTAAACCTGAATAATTCAAATGTAGAGGTAGATGTTTACGACAAAGACCGCACATTAATAAATTCTTTTACTTCCAATGATGCAGTAATCGAGAAAAGTCTTGACTTCTCTAAAGTACTTCAGGGGAACTATGAAATAGTGCTTTCGACAGATAAAGGAGACAATATTTTCTCCAAGAGTTTTGTGAATGAGTAACTTTGGTTTAGATTTTTAACCGAAAAAGCCGCTACGTTTTATGTATGTATGCGGCTTTTTCGGTTTTGATTGAAATTCTTTTTTATCCGTCGATGTCATATTCTTTCAGCTTGCGATACAAAGTGCGCTCGCTGATGCCTAAATCATAAGCTGCATCTTTGCGTTTGCCGCGATGTTTTTTCAGCGCTTTTTCAATCAGCTCTTTTTCTTTCTCCATAATATTGAGTGTTTCTTCCACTTCTTCGTGTGGCTGAATATCGTTTCCGCGATTCGCCGAAAGTATGACCGGTTGCTGGTTTGTACTTGCAACTGTAGGCAGATTTGTATTGGAAAAATATGGCTGAATGCTTTTTTCTTCGTTTTGTCCGTTAAAACTATTCAGCAATTTTTCTTTTGTAAAATCATTCATCGAAGCGGCAAGCGATGGATTTTGCAATAATTCAAAAAACATCTTTTTTAGTTCTGTTACATCTTTTTTCATGTCGAAAAAGAGCTTGTACAAAATTTCTCTTTCGTTTGCAAAGTCGCCACTCGTGTGCTTTTGCGAAGAAAGTACGGGCAAACGGCTTTCGTTGTATTCAGGCAAAAACTGTTGCAGTTCATTTGCAGTTAGGATTGTAGAGGTACTTAAAACGGAGATTTGCTCCGCAATATTTTTTAGTTCGCGCACATTGCCGGGCCAAGGATAATTGGTCAACAATTGTTTTGCACCTTCGTCTAATTGCAAAGCCTGCTTCCTGTATTTTTCGGCGAAGTCCGTTACAAATTTTCTGAACAATAAAACAATATCGTCTTTCCTGTCTTTCAGCGCCGGAACTCTGATAGGAACTGTGCTCAAACGATAATACAAATCTTCACGGAACTTCCCTGCCTGCGTAAAATCATATAAATCGCGGTTGGTCGCAGCAATCACGCGCACATCGGTTTTCTGCACTTTGGACGAACCTACACGAATGTATTCGCCCGTTTCCAATACGCGCAGCAAACGCGCCTGCGTGCCTAAGGGCATTTCGCCTATTTCATCTAAAAAAATAGTGCCGCCGTTCACTGTTTCAAAATATCCTTTGCGACTATCAACTGCGCCTGTGAACGAACCTTTTTCGTGTCCAAACAATTCGCTGTCAATCGTTCCTTCGGGGATGGCGCCGCAGTTCACGGCAATAAACTGATTGTGCTTGCGTGCGGAAAGCGAATGAATGATTTGCGAAAATGCTTCTTTGCCCACGCCGCTTTCGCCCACAATCAAAACGCTCAAATCGGTGTTAGCAACCTGCATCGCCACGTTCAACGCATGATTGAGCGCAGGCGAATTGCCGATAATATTAAAGCGGTTTTTTACGGTTTGTAAATCCATAATTATTTTAGGTATATTGATAGAACGCTGATAAATTATGATTGTTATGATTTGTAATCTTATCTTAAAGCATCATAAAAAATCTGCGTTCCATAAAATTTTAAACTATTTCTCCAAACAGTGTCGCCTGGCTGCATCCTGTAATTTTTACAGTTGCATAGCTACCTTTTTGAAAATCATAATTTCTTTTCGGGAAAATCACAACTTTGTTTTGTGAATTGCGGCTCATCCAAGCGTCGGCGCTTTTTTTGCTTTGTCCTTCAATCAATACTTTAAAAGTTTTGCCTACATCTTTCTGATTGCTTTCAAGGGAAAGCCGGTTTTGTAAATCAACAATTTCCTGCAAGCGGCGTTTTTTTATTTCCAAAGGTACATCATCCTGAAACCTGCGTGCAGCCAGTGTTCCGGGACGTTCACTGTAAAAAAACATATAAGAATAATCGTATTTACTATATTCCATAATGGACAACGTATCGCGATGTTCTTCTTCCGTTTCCGTACAAAAGCCCGCAATCATATCGCTGCTGATGGCACAGTCGGGAATTATTTTTTTGATTTGGTCAACCTTTGCCATATACCATTCGCGTGTGTAAGTCCGGTTCATTAATTGCAAAATTCTTGTGTTGCCGCTCTGTACAGGAAGATGAATGTAGTTGCAAATATTTTCGTATTTCGCTATCGTATGCAACACATCTTCCGTAATATCTTTCGGATGCGAAGTACTGAAACGCACGCGTAGCAACGGATTCACGAGAGCGACTAACTCTAATAACTTTGCAAATGTTATAATCTCATTCGTTGTTTCATTGACAAAATAATAACTGTCCACATTTTGCCCTAATAAAGTTACTTCTCTGAAACCACGATTAAACAAGTCCTGTGCTTCTGCGACAATGGACTGTGCATCGCGGCTGCGTTCACGCCCGCGCGTGAAAGGAACTACGCAAAAGCTGCACATATTGTTGCAACCACGCATGATGGAAATGAATGCCGTAACGCCGTTGCTGTTCAATCGCACGGGCGAAATATCGGCATAAGTTTCATCTCTGCTTAATAAAACGTTTACGGCTTTTTGTCCGGTTTCGGCTTCTTCGACCAACGCGGGAAGTGTGCGATAAGCATCAGGTCCTACGACCAAATCGACCAATTTTTCTTCCTCCAGAAATTTCGATTTTAATCTTTCGGCCATGCAGCCGAGTACGCCTACAAGTGTGCCGGGTTTTGTTTGTTTTATTTTGCGAAATTCCGTCAAACGCTTACGCACCGTGAGCTCCGCTTTCTCACGAATGGAGCAGGTGTTTACAAAAATCAAATCGGCTTCTTCGCAGTTGCGCGTTGCGCCAAAACCTTCTTTGTTGAGGATAGACGCAACAATTTCGCTGTCGCTGAAATTCATCTGACAGCCGTAACTTTCTATATAAAATTTCTTTTTATATACATTCTCATCGTGCGCAAAAGGAGCATAAGCTTCACCCTGCCGCGCTTCGTTGATTTCTTTCTTTTCTAATTGTAATGCTTCCATCAAAAAAATTATTAAGATTGCAAAATTAAATAAAAATAACAGCAACGTCAGATTGACAGGCAATTATTAAAATTTTAGCTTTTTAAAATTAGCGATTGTTCTTAATTTTAATTTTTTGAAACATCTTTAAATTAAATAATTCCATAGCTGAAATTATAAAAACTTATTTTTCAAGTTGAGAAAATTTAATAAGCATTTATATTTATTGTTTATTCTGTTCTTTGCATTGTGCTCTGCACATGCGCAGGACAATATTCCGGTTCGTTCGCTTCCTTCAGAAATTTTTGTTACGGTTCAGAAAGCATCAAAGGATACTATCAAATGGCGTTGGAAACGTGGCGGAACGGGCAATCTCAATTTGTCGCAAAGTTCGCAGAGAGACTGGGCGGCAGGCGGCGATAATTTTGCCATGTCCATCAATACATACGTCAATGCTTTTCTGTATTACCGGAAAAATAAAAACACCTGGGATAATAATCTCGATTTCAATTTCGGTTATATGCAGGCAACTTCTACCGGTGGCAGGAAAAACGACGACAGGATTGCGGTCACTACCAAATACGGCTACAAAATAGACAGTTCGGGAAAATTACTTGCCTCCTTTTTGGTCAATGGCAGGTCGCAGCTTTTTGACGGACGACAATATTTTACCAAAGACAGTTCGCAGTTAATATCTTCATTTCTTTCTCCGGCATACGGCGTTACATCTGCAGGTTTGGACTATCAGCCGGATAATGCACTTTCTATTTTTGCATCTCCTTTGACAGCGAGACTTACCGTTGTGCTTAAAGAAAGTCTGGCGCAGAAAAATTTATACGGCATTGGCACGCACCGCTATAAGGTGGCGCCGGGCGCTTTCGTTGCCATTAATTACAACAAGGAGATTATGAAGAATATTAATTATAAAGCCAATCTTAACTTATTCTCCGACTACACCCACAACGCGCAGGATGTGGATATGGATATGAGTAATTATATCAATTTCAAAATCAATAAATATATATCTGCAACATATAGCCTCAACCTGATGTATGATGATGATATAAAACTCTTCGGTCCAAACAGCAACAGTCCCGGTTTGCAATTGCAAAGCCAAATCGGAATAGGATTTTCCATGCCGTTTAAAACAGGCTACACAAGAATCAGCATGTAAAAAACGTTATAGTATTTTTGCATTAATATTTTCAGATAAAACCTGTTACATGCAAGCAGCCATTTACGGAAGAATTTTGCCCGAAGCATACGGCAATGATGTATTGTCATTGCTGACGGAATTGAATAATCATCAAATTCAATTATGCTTATTCAAAACTTTGTATGAGCAATATCCGCAAATAACTTCTTTATTTCCCGGCGTGAAAATTTTTGACTCGGCAGAAGATTTGCCTAAAGACATTGACTTTTTGATAAGCCTTGGCGGAGATGGAACTATCCTGGACACTGTTTCTTTGGTTCAAAGTAAAAACATTCCCATTCTCGGTGTGAATTTCGGCAGGTTGGGTTTTCTTACCGGCACAAGTAAAGAGAGCTTCTCAGAGGTACTGAACGATTTGCTCAACAGGAATTATATCATTGACAAAAGAACATTGTTGCACCTGGATGCAAGCATTCCCTTGTTTGCCGATGCGCCGTTTGCGCTGAACGATTTTACGATTGGCAAACGCGACATTGACCCAATGGTGCAAGTGCACACTTTCCTGAACGGAGAATTTATTAATTCATATTTTGCAGACGGTTTGATTGTAGCAACCCCGACAGGCTCAACAGGCTACAACATGAGTTGTAACGGACCAATTTTGTTTCCCGATTCTGCAAGCTTTGTCATTACACCCATTGCGCCACACCACTTGAACACAAGACCGCTGATTGTGCCCGACGACAGTGTAATTTCTTTTGAAATAAGCAGTCGCTCCGATGATATTCTTTGCACCTTAGATGCCCGGCGCGAAATTGTAAGTAAAAATATTCAGCTTGCCGTGCGAAAAGAAAGCTTTACCATAAAGCTCATCCGGTTTAAGGAAAATACTTTTCTTTCTACGCTGCGCAATAAACTTTCATGGGGATTCGATAAAAGAAATTAAGATGATATATAAAAAATATTGCCTTTTGTTGTTGGGGATTTTTTCTGTTTGCAATTTGTTGCAGGCGCAATATCAAAGTTATCAGGCCAAAGGCGAATTAGGCATTGGCGTTGGCAGTTCCACTTATTTCGGCGATTTGAATCCTTCGGGCAAAGTAACACCCATACATTATTCTGCAGGCGCATTTTATCAAAAATACTTCAGCAATTATATCGGCGTAAGATTATCTGCGAATTACATTCATCTGCATGCTTCCGATGCCGACAGTAAAAATATTGCATACAAAACGCGCAACCTGAATTTCTCCAATAATATGCTGGAAATGTCGCTAACGGGCAGCTTCAACTTTTTCAATTATGCACCGGGTTTTTCCGGGCACAATTTTACTCCGTATGTTTCACTCGGCATTGGTACGGTATATTCAAATCCTTACACTTTTGATGATGAAGGGAAAAAGGTTTATTTGCGCTCGCTCGGTACGGAAGGACAAAAAAGTACAACTTCTCACGACGGAAAAAAGTATGGTCCATTTGCAATGGTGTTTCCACTTTCGGTCGGCGTGAGACAGGCTTTAAGCCAAAGAATAAATTTGTTTGCCGAAGTCGGCTACCGTTTTACAACTACAGATTATCTTGATGACGCAAGTACGACTTATGCCGGGGCAAGTGCTTTTGATGCTGCAAACTACAAAGGCTCCCCAACACAAGCCTCCATTGCAAAGCAATTGCAGGACAGAAGTCAAAATCAATCTTTAGGGATAAAAGGCTGGCAGCGTGGTAATAGCGCCGTAAAAGATAGTTATTTGCTTATGCAAATAGGCATATCTTATAACTTCAGCAACTGTAATTGTCCGGGCGTATTTTAAGAAAAATTATTTTTCAATTTTCAGATACATCAAATTTGTTCTGTAAGGTCGCGTTGGCGTGAACACATCGTTTATAATAAAGAATCCCTTTTTATACAAAGCAAGTCCTTCCCAGTTATAAGCCCAATATTCTTTCGGCAAGGCGGTCAGTGTCTTCCATGTAACATGTTGCTTGTGAAATTTTATATCTACCAGTCTGCAATAACTTCTGTAACCCGAAGAATCGCGCGTTAAAGTATAATTTGCATTATCGTTTTTAGGTACACGATACACAGCGTCGCCGCCGCCTCCTTTGTAAAAATAATTAATGCCGGTCAAGTGATTTCGCTTGCAGGACTTTGTTATATCAGTAATTCTGAAAGGCATTTTTTCAAGAGAGATTTTTTGTAAAGAAGATTCTTGCAAAGATGTATCAACGCTTATGACATTGTTTTCCTTGTCAAAGTAATTATACTCAAAAAAAGCATACAGTCTATTGCCGGTTAATTCCAAAGATTCAAAACCAGCATTATAAACATTTTTGCCCGCCGTATCTTTCGGTTTCGCGAGCCGCAGCATTTTTGTTGTGTCCATATAAATATCGTTGCCAACAAAATATCCTTTTAATAAATAACAATAATCCGAAGGCGTTGCGGTTTCTACCGACAAATAAACTGTAACATTATTTATTACAGTTGCTTCCAAACCCTCATAGGACTGGTTTTCGGCTTTCATTTTTTTACGCAGTACATCCAAACCGTGAATAGGGTTTTTGATAAATGTCGGCTGAAAGGAACTATCTTTAATTGCTCTTTCCAAATCGCTTAAATTAACCGAAGTGAGAAATGCCGAAGCCTTATCTTCCAGCCTGCTTTCACTCATTAAATACAATTTTTGATTGCTGATATATAAGCTCGAATATTGATTGTTGTAATAAGAAACATTGGAAGGAAGTTTGATAGGATATGCTTTTAGCTTCACTTGTGCTTTTGCAAAACATGAATAGACAATCATTATTCCGAGTATAAGATATTTCATCTGCCTGAATTATTAAAGATATTTGTGTTTCTGACTATAGTAGGAAATATCATCAAAGATAAAATTTTCATATAAGTTCGAACTGTTATAAAAAACTAAATTACAAGTGAATAAAATTTATATGAAATTGAAAATGAATTTAAAAGATTTATTTCTTCCGAAAGTCCTGTATGTACAGGCTTTCAGCCATTTTATAGAAGAAAATTTATTTGTTTTATTCCGGCTTTCTATCTAATTTTATGTTAGATTAAAATCAATCTAACACCCTTTTCCCACCAGCATATTCCGGCTT from Arachidicoccus sp. BS20 encodes the following:
- a CDS encoding NAD kinase; the encoded protein is MQAAIYGRILPEAYGNDVLSLLTELNNHQIQLCLFKTLYEQYPQITSLFPGVKIFDSAEDLPKDIDFLISLGGDGTILDTVSLVQSKNIPILGVNFGRLGFLTGTSKESFSEVLNDLLNRNYIIDKRTLLHLDASIPLFADAPFALNDFTIGKRDIDPMVQVHTFLNGEFINSYFADGLIVATPTGSTGYNMSCNGPILFPDSASFVITPIAPHHLNTRPLIVPDDSVISFEISSRSDDILCTLDARREIVSKNIQLAVRKESFTIKLIRFKENTFLSTLRNKLSWGFDKRN
- a CDS encoding DUF3078 domain-containing protein, with the translated sequence MRKFNKHLYLLFILFFALCSAHAQDNIPVRSLPSEIFVTVQKASKDTIKWRWKRGGTGNLNLSQSSQRDWAAGGDNFAMSINTYVNAFLYYRKNKNTWDNNLDFNFGYMQATSTGGRKNDDRIAVTTKYGYKIDSSGKLLASFLVNGRSQLFDGRQYFTKDSSQLISSFLSPAYGVTSAGLDYQPDNALSIFASPLTARLTVVLKESLAQKNLYGIGTHRYKVAPGAFVAINYNKEIMKNINYKANLNLFSDYTHNAQDVDMDMSNYINFKINKYISATYSLNLMYDDDIKLFGPNSNSPGLQLQSQIGIGFSMPFKTGYTRISM
- the porG gene encoding type IX secretion system protein PorG; the encoded protein is MIYKKYCLLLLGIFSVCNLLQAQYQSYQAKGELGIGVGSSTYFGDLNPSGKVTPIHYSAGAFYQKYFSNYIGVRLSANYIHLHASDADSKNIAYKTRNLNFSNNMLEMSLTGSFNFFNYAPGFSGHNFTPYVSLGIGTVYSNPYTFDDEGKKVYLRSLGTEGQKSTTSHDGKKYGPFAMVFPLSVGVRQALSQRINLFAEVGYRFTTTDYLDDASTTYAGASAFDAANYKGSPTQASIAKQLQDRSQNQSLGIKGWQRGNSAVKDSYLLMQIGISYNFSNCNCPGVF
- the miaB gene encoding tRNA (N6-isopentenyl adenosine(37)-C2)-methylthiotransferase MiaB; translation: MEALQLEKKEINEARQGEAYAPFAHDENVYKKKFYIESYGCQMNFSDSEIVASILNKEGFGATRNCEEADLIFVNTCSIREKAELTVRKRLTEFRKIKQTKPGTLVGVLGCMAERLKSKFLEEEKLVDLVVGPDAYRTLPALVEEAETGQKAVNVLLSRDETYADISPVRLNSNGVTAFISIMRGCNNMCSFCVVPFTRGRERSRDAQSIVAEAQDLFNRGFREVTLLGQNVDSYYFVNETTNEIITFAKLLELVALVNPLLRVRFSTSHPKDITEDVLHTIAKYENICNYIHLPVQSGNTRILQLMNRTYTREWYMAKVDQIKKIIPDCAISSDMIAGFCTETEEEHRDTLSIMEYSKYDYSYMFFYSERPGTLAARRFQDDVPLEIKKRRLQEIVDLQNRLSLESNQKDVGKTFKVLIEGQSKKSADAWMSRNSQNKVVIFPKRNYDFQKGSYATVKITGCSQATLFGEIV